From one Agathobaculum sp. NTUH-O15-33 genomic stretch:
- the pfkB gene encoding 1-phosphofructokinase gives MIYTVTLNPSIDYIAHVDRLNPGALTRTNGEAIYPGGKGVNVALVLSRLGLPVRALCLTAGETGAMFERLLAPTGLPCRFFRLTDGMTRINVKIKGEKESELNGTGPRLSAEALGALERELWRLEAGDWLVLSGALPAGAPTDLYARFAALAKSRGARVAVDTAGAPLTSALPAQPDLIKPNLAELTELTRSAAQTLLDVAASAAALQSAGAQTVMVSLGGKGAVLLDGADEALRLPAPTGTVLNTVGAGDSMVAGYLSGLACGQNGREAFRLAVAAGSAAAFCDWLPDRHVIDAVCARTARPRPIRL, from the coding sequence ATGATCTATACGGTCACGCTTAACCCTTCGATTGATTATATTGCCCATGTCGACCGGCTGAATCCCGGCGCGCTCACCCGTACAAACGGCGAAGCGATCTATCCGGGCGGCAAGGGGGTCAATGTGGCGCTGGTGCTTTCACGGCTCGGCCTTCCCGTGCGCGCGCTCTGCCTGACCGCGGGCGAGACCGGCGCCATGTTCGAGCGACTGCTCGCCCCCACCGGACTGCCCTGCCGCTTCTTCCGTTTAACGGACGGCATGACCCGCATCAACGTGAAGATCAAGGGCGAAAAGGAAAGCGAGCTCAACGGCACCGGCCCCCGGCTTTCCGCCGAAGCGCTGGGGGCGCTGGAACGCGAGCTTTGGCGGCTGGAGGCGGGCGATTGGCTCGTCCTTTCCGGCGCGCTTCCGGCGGGCGCGCCGACCGATCTGTACGCGCGTTTCGCCGCGCTGGCCAAAAGCCGCGGCGCGCGCGTGGCGGTCGACACGGCGGGCGCGCCGCTGACCAGCGCCCTTCCGGCGCAGCCCGACCTGATCAAGCCCAATTTGGCCGAACTGACCGAGCTGACCCGCAGCGCCGCGCAGACCCTTTTGGATGTCGCCGCGAGCGCCGCCGCCCTGCAAAGCGCGGGCGCGCAGACCGTTATGGTCTCTCTGGGCGGCAAGGGCGCGGTGCTGCTGGACGGCGCGGACGAAGCGCTGCGCCTGCCCGCGCCCACGGGCACGGTGCTCAACACGGTCGGCGCGGGCGATTCCATGGTCGCGGGTTATCTCAGCGGCCTTGCCTGCGGCCAAAACGGTCGCGAAGCGTTTCGCCTTGCCGTCGCGGCGGGCAGCGCCGCCGCCTTTTGCGATTGGCTGCCCGATCGCCACGTGATTGACGCGGTGTGCGCGCGCACCGCCCGGCCGCGCCCTATCCGCTTATGA